One Parasphingorhabdus cellanae genomic region harbors:
- a CDS encoding LytR/AlgR family response regulator transcription factor → MPPITLLISDDEPLAVSRLAELVLRMDDVTLVGEASDGQETLELIETLNPDVVLLDIEMPILDGFDVIEHLSASLDESAGPMPLVIFITAYPQFAVRAFETGALDFIPKPVRYTRLVEAIDRARSAYADREARQRLALLGQTLDQLRQERSRVVDDDHYLWVPRHGEVVRVDCDSIDWIKAEGEYVRLYCDQTSYLYRQMIGDFVAGNDTIGFLRVHRSAAVNVARIVAIKRSSNGGRVLRLSTGDEVAVGRKYAKDVMAIISPDIE, encoded by the coding sequence ATGCCCCCTATCACGTTGCTGATCAGCGATGATGAACCGCTGGCCGTATCGCGTCTGGCCGAACTCGTCCTGCGCATGGATGATGTGACACTGGTAGGTGAAGCGTCAGATGGCCAGGAAACACTGGAGCTTATTGAAACGCTAAACCCCGACGTCGTCTTGCTCGATATAGAAATGCCTATTCTTGATGGATTTGACGTGATCGAACATCTGTCTGCTTCCCTTGATGAATCAGCTGGCCCCATGCCTCTGGTCATCTTCATCACGGCCTATCCGCAATTTGCGGTGCGGGCTTTTGAAACAGGTGCATTGGATTTTATACCCAAGCCCGTGCGCTATACGCGGTTGGTCGAAGCTATTGACCGGGCACGCTCCGCCTATGCCGATCGCGAAGCGCGGCAGCGCCTGGCACTGCTCGGTCAAACCCTCGATCAGCTGAGGCAGGAGCGATCCCGGGTGGTAGATGATGATCATTATCTTTGGGTTCCTCGCCACGGCGAAGTTGTGCGGGTGGACTGTGACAGTATCGATTGGATCAAAGCCGAAGGCGAATATGTGCGCCTCTATTGCGACCAAACATCTTATCTCTACCGGCAGATGATCGGTGACTTTGTCGCCGGCAACGACACTATTGGTTTTTTAAGGGTCCACCGGTCCGCAGCTGTCAATGTCGCGCGAATCGTCGCCATAAAACGCAGCAGCAATGGCGGTCGCGTCTTACGTTTGAGCACCGGCGATGAAGTCGCTGTCGGCAGAAAATATGCGAAAGATGTTATGGCTATTATATCACCTGATATCGAATGA
- a CDS encoding TonB-dependent receptor plug domain-containing protein — protein sequence MAVAISATSAKAQNQEGADSEEASDVIVVTGSRITNPNLELSSPVSVVGRDEIDLQPSLTAEELIRELPGVVADLGSSVNNGSEGTAEINLRGLGANRNLVLLDNRRLVPAGLTGVTDTNLIPLALIERVDIVTGGGGTVYGADAISGVVNFVLKKDFQGAEISTSYGVTEESDGAVFRADLTLGGNFADDRGNAVFSVGYRTSDPVLQGDRSFGFESLSSGSGEPQGSGTSVPTAINGLQYDPDTGLLSDDTDTFNFNPFNYYQTPFERFNVFGAANYEVAEGIEVYGQGLYSKNTVETQLAPSGLFGTTYNLPLSNPFLTDALRNQICAQASVGISQAECDAAAGVTDPSDPNFRAPAVTINRRLVEQGQRQQTLEFDVFQLEAGVRGDITDSIEFDVHATHGQSTRVRSQNNSGLNSRVQQALFAVDADTCIDASNGCVPINLFGSGQDISTEAVAFFNQPVSATTKTELTVVTGSISGDAGFSIPWASTPVNFAIGAEYRDNVASIVPDIASGTLDEVLGNGEALLPQSGQYDVVEVFGELVAPLVEDKPFFHSLTLEIGGRYSDYSNTGGNFTWKAGGSWEPVEGLKLRGIYQRAVRSPNIEELFAPTVTGLDNFANDPCAGTNPVGNAALTAVCIAQGAPAARIGSIPVPSAGQINATFGGNENLDVEKARTITLGAIIQPAVVPGLTVSVDYYDILVTDAITTETVGDIFGPCFESLDPNSAQCQQIVRNPLNGSLNGGAVDTPGAILNTSNAGRLETSGLDFTVGYQRDIDFATLALQVNGNFTFENKFQSLPTSLNRECAGFYSVNCTSIQPEFQLNSRISLSRDEGSISLGWRHISGQDFEPAAADLADIFDDYESIPSYNIFDVALKAQVMETLDVTFVVDNLFDKKPPIVGNTIGSTAFNSGNTYPSTYDALGRRYTIGAKLTF from the coding sequence ATGGCTGTGGCCATCTCCGCCACAAGCGCCAAGGCGCAGAATCAGGAAGGTGCAGATAGCGAAGAAGCTTCTGACGTTATTGTTGTTACGGGGTCGCGGATTACCAATCCGAATCTCGAGCTATCCAGCCCGGTTTCGGTCGTCGGTCGCGACGAGATTGATTTACAGCCATCGCTCACAGCAGAGGAATTAATTCGGGAATTACCGGGTGTTGTCGCCGACCTCGGATCTTCTGTGAACAATGGTAGTGAAGGTACAGCAGAAATCAATTTGCGTGGTCTTGGCGCAAATCGCAACCTCGTATTGTTAGACAACAGAAGGCTTGTCCCGGCCGGCCTGACCGGTGTAACTGACACCAACTTAATACCATTGGCGTTGATTGAGCGCGTCGATATTGTGACAGGCGGCGGCGGGACTGTATATGGTGCCGATGCCATTTCAGGCGTTGTCAACTTTGTCTTGAAAAAAGATTTCCAAGGGGCTGAAATTTCAACCAGCTATGGAGTAACAGAAGAATCCGACGGAGCAGTATTTCGGGCCGATCTGACGCTCGGCGGAAACTTTGCCGATGACCGAGGCAATGCAGTGTTCAGCGTTGGTTACCGCACATCTGACCCTGTGCTGCAAGGCGACCGATCATTCGGTTTCGAGTCTCTAAGTTCTGGCAGTGGAGAACCACAAGGATCGGGAACATCGGTCCCAACTGCTATCAACGGACTACAATATGATCCGGATACTGGCTTGCTTTCAGACGATACCGACACGTTCAACTTCAATCCATTCAACTACTATCAAACACCTTTCGAGCGTTTCAACGTCTTCGGAGCGGCCAACTATGAAGTGGCCGAAGGTATTGAGGTCTACGGACAGGGCCTATATTCCAAGAATACGGTGGAAACGCAGCTTGCACCGTCGGGATTGTTCGGCACGACTTATAATTTGCCACTTAGCAATCCGTTTCTGACCGATGCGCTGCGCAACCAAATATGTGCGCAAGCAAGCGTGGGTATCAGTCAAGCAGAATGCGACGCTGCCGCAGGTGTCACGGACCCAAGTGACCCGAACTTTCGTGCACCAGCAGTTACCATCAACCGTCGATTGGTCGAGCAGGGTCAACGCCAACAGACCTTGGAATTTGATGTCTTCCAACTGGAAGCAGGCGTTCGCGGCGACATCACCGACTCGATTGAGTTTGACGTTCATGCAACACACGGTCAATCAACGCGCGTTCGCAGTCAAAATAATAGTGGTTTAAACTCCCGTGTCCAACAAGCCTTGTTCGCTGTCGATGCCGACACTTGCATAGACGCGTCGAACGGTTGTGTGCCAATCAATCTCTTCGGCTCTGGTCAGGACATTTCTACGGAAGCTGTTGCTTTCTTTAACCAACCTGTGTCTGCCACCACCAAGACAGAGCTAACGGTTGTTACTGGTTCAATTTCCGGCGATGCGGGCTTCTCCATCCCGTGGGCAAGTACGCCGGTCAACTTCGCCATCGGTGCAGAATACAGAGATAATGTGGCTTCAATTGTTCCCGACATCGCGTCAGGGACGCTTGACGAGGTTCTCGGCAATGGCGAAGCGCTGCTCCCGCAGAGTGGTCAATATGACGTCGTAGAAGTATTTGGCGAGCTCGTTGCACCGTTGGTCGAGGATAAGCCATTTTTCCATAGCCTGACGCTTGAAATCGGCGGCCGTTATTCGGATTACTCAAATACTGGCGGAAACTTCACCTGGAAAGCAGGCGGCAGTTGGGAACCGGTAGAAGGGTTGAAACTGCGCGGCATTTACCAACGCGCGGTCCGCTCGCCCAACATTGAAGAGCTTTTTGCTCCTACGGTTACCGGGCTCGATAACTTTGCAAATGATCCTTGCGCTGGCACCAATCCTGTGGGGAATGCGGCTCTGACCGCAGTATGTATCGCTCAAGGCGCTCCTGCAGCGAGGATCGGATCCATCCCTGTGCCTTCCGCTGGCCAGATTAACGCAACTTTCGGCGGAAATGAAAATTTGGATGTCGAAAAAGCGCGAACAATTACGCTCGGTGCAATCATCCAGCCAGCAGTCGTTCCAGGTTTGACTGTGTCGGTAGACTATTACGATATTCTAGTCACCGACGCTATTACAACTGAAACAGTAGGCGATATTTTCGGGCCATGCTTTGAATCTCTTGATCCAAATAGTGCGCAATGCCAGCAAATTGTTCGGAACCCTCTAAATGGCAGCCTGAATGGCGGTGCCGTGGATACGCCAGGAGCAATCCTGAATACGTCTAATGCAGGACGTCTGGAAACGTCAGGTCTGGATTTCACGGTTGGCTATCAACGGGATATCGACTTCGCTACCCTTGCCCTACAGGTAAATGGTAACTTCACATTCGAGAATAAGTTTCAGTCACTCCCCACCAGCCTGAACCGTGAGTGTGCCGGCTTCTACAGTGTAAACTGTACTAGCATTCAACCGGAGTTCCAGTTGAACAGTCGGATTTCACTAAGCCGTGATGAAGGTTCAATTTCACTAGGCTGGCGACATATATCAGGTCAGGATTTTGAACCTGCAGCTGCAGATCTGGCTGATATTTTTGACGATTATGAGAGTATTCCGTCCTATAATATTTTTGATGTCGCATTAAAAGCACAGGTAATGGAAACCCTCGATGTCACGTTCGTCGTTGACAATCTGTTTGACAAAAAGCCACCAATTGTAGGCAATACCATCGGCTCAACCGCATTCAACAGCGGCAATACCTATCCGTCGACCTATGACGCACTGGGACGCCGGTACACTATCGGTGCGAAGCTGACTTTCTAA
- a CDS encoding glucose 1-dehydrogenase, whose product MKNLFDVSGKVAVVSGGSSGIGAMMARGLVENGAKVYITARKEDRLMAMADELSKLGECIAIPADLSNVEGIESFVAAISERESKVDILINNAGANWAAPIEDFPEKGWDKVMDINIKAIFFATQKFLPLLKASGNADDPARVINIASINGIRNSGMPTYAYSASKSGVIHLTEHLATDLASYHINVNAIAPGFFPSNMTKQIVENDGMTKMALSQIPRGRMGAPEDIAGTALYLCSRASSWLVGQTIALDGGMISRP is encoded by the coding sequence ATGAAAAACCTGTTTGATGTCAGCGGTAAAGTAGCGGTCGTTTCCGGAGGCTCCAGCGGTATTGGCGCGATGATGGCGCGCGGTCTCGTGGAGAATGGGGCGAAAGTCTATATTACCGCGCGCAAGGAAGATCGTCTGATGGCGATGGCGGACGAGCTTTCCAAGCTGGGTGAATGTATCGCCATACCCGCTGATCTGTCGAACGTGGAAGGCATTGAAAGCTTTGTTGCAGCGATTAGCGAGCGGGAGAGCAAGGTCGATATCCTGATCAACAATGCGGGCGCCAACTGGGCCGCCCCGATTGAGGACTTTCCCGAAAAAGGTTGGGACAAGGTGATGGATATCAACATCAAGGCGATATTCTTTGCGACCCAGAAATTCCTGCCGCTGCTCAAGGCATCGGGCAACGCGGATGATCCGGCCCGGGTCATCAATATCGCGTCGATCAATGGCATCAGAAATTCGGGCATGCCGACCTATGCTTACTCCGCGAGTAAATCCGGTGTGATCCATTTGACCGAGCATCTGGCCACCGATCTTGCGTCCTACCATATCAACGTCAACGCGATTGCGCCCGGCTTTTTCCCGAGCAATATGACGAAGCAGATTGTCGAGAATGACGGGATGACCAAAATGGCGCTGTCACAAATCCCACGCGGGCGGATGGGCGCACCGGAAGATATAGCCGGAACCGCTCTGTATCTCTGCTCCAGAGCTTCATCCTGGTTGGTCGGGCAGACGATTGCGCTCGATGGCGGAATGATTTCGCGGCCCTAG
- the rlmB gene encoding 23S rRNA (guanosine(2251)-2'-O)-methyltransferase RlmB, producing MARKNRSVKKTGGGLKFWGRHAVEAALANPHRFVKKISGTREALATLDVPEDLAVVYSDVADLGRVIPREAPHQGMVLDVDPLPEIWLGDLLDKAAEKGRPILVLDQVTDPHNVGAILRSAAAFDAAAIVTQDRHAPPESGTLAKSASGALEIVPWVRVVNLARALDEIAEAGYWRIGMDGEADQTLGNLMGQSKLALVMGAEGEGLRQNVAAHCDALARLPMASQMESLNVSNAAAIALYAEYTRDREN from the coding sequence ATGGCACGTAAAAATAGATCTGTGAAAAAAACCGGCGGCGGTTTGAAATTCTGGGGCCGGCATGCGGTAGAAGCCGCGCTCGCCAATCCCCACCGGTTCGTCAAGAAAATTTCAGGGACACGCGAAGCGCTCGCAACGCTCGACGTGCCCGAAGATTTGGCGGTCGTGTATAGCGACGTCGCTGACCTCGGCCGGGTCATACCCCGCGAGGCGCCGCATCAGGGCATGGTGCTGGATGTGGACCCGCTGCCGGAAATCTGGCTGGGCGATTTGCTCGACAAGGCCGCTGAAAAGGGCCGGCCGATTTTAGTGCTGGATCAGGTCACCGACCCCCATAATGTAGGTGCGATATTGCGCTCGGCTGCCGCGTTTGATGCCGCCGCGATCGTGACGCAGGACCGGCACGCGCCGCCCGAGTCCGGTACGCTGGCAAAGTCAGCCTCTGGCGCTTTGGAAATTGTGCCTTGGGTCCGGGTGGTCAACCTGGCGCGGGCGCTCGATGAAATTGCCGAAGCGGGCTATTGGCGCATCGGCATGGATGGCGAAGCAGACCAAACGCTCGGCAACCTGATGGGACAAAGCAAATTGGCCCTGGTAATGGGCGCGGAAGGCGAAGGTCTGCGGCAGAATGTTGCAGCCCATTGTGACGCACTGGCGCGCCTGCCCATGGCCTCGCAAATGGAAAGCCTGAATGTGTCCAATGCCGCTGCAATCGCGCTTTACGCAGAATATACAAGAGACAGGGAAAATTAA
- a CDS encoding 2Fe-2S iron-sulfur cluster-binding protein, which yields MPTIHVTGRTGEEKAVTVDSGMNVMEAIRDNGFDELLALCGGCCSCATCHVHVAADWKDKLPTMSEDEDDLLESSDHRNEFSRLSCQIELNDDLDGLKVKIAEED from the coding sequence ATGCCAACCATCCACGTCACCGGTCGTACCGGAGAAGAAAAAGCCGTTACTGTCGACAGCGGCATGAACGTTATGGAAGCGATCCGCGACAATGGTTTCGACGAACTGCTGGCGCTGTGCGGTGGATGCTGTTCATGCGCGACTTGCCATGTGCATGTCGCTGCCGACTGGAAAGACAAATTGCCGACGATGAGCGAAGACGAAGATGATCTGCTGGAAAGCAGCGACCATCGCAATGAGTTTTCGCGGCTCAGCTGCCAGATCGAATTGAACGATGATCTGGATGGCCTGAAAGTGAAAATCGCCGAAGAAGACTAA
- a CDS encoding DNA-3-methyladenine glycosylase family protein: MGLSKETIKTSLDAISKVEPTLSEAITAAGYPEPRINPEGYQTLLRTIVGQQVSVASAASVWNKLEALLGAGCPAEALIATEFDELRACGLSRQKQGYARSLAELILSGGLDLNNLPDDDEEAIALLTQVKGIGRWSAEIYLLFALGRPDIWPAGDLAIQAGVGDILGHATRPSEQDLREIALPWSPHRGSIAIFIWHHYNTMVM, translated from the coding sequence ATGGGCCTATCAAAAGAGACGATAAAGACCAGCCTCGACGCGATCAGCAAAGTCGAGCCGACATTAAGCGAGGCCATAACAGCGGCCGGTTATCCGGAACCGCGGATCAATCCCGAGGGCTATCAGACCCTGCTCCGCACGATTGTCGGGCAGCAGGTCAGCGTGGCTTCGGCAGCGTCGGTTTGGAACAAGCTGGAGGCGCTTTTGGGTGCAGGTTGCCCGGCCGAGGCGCTGATCGCGACCGAATTTGACGAGCTGCGGGCTTGTGGCCTGTCGCGCCAGAAACAGGGCTATGCGCGCAGTCTGGCAGAGTTGATCTTGTCCGGCGGGCTGGACCTCAACAATTTGCCGGATGATGACGAAGAAGCGATTGCGCTGCTCACCCAGGTCAAGGGCATCGGCCGATGGTCGGCGGAAATCTACCTGCTCTTTGCTTTGGGTCGCCCCGATATCTGGCCGGCCGGTGATCTGGCGATACAGGCCGGTGTCGGTGACATATTGGGCCATGCCACGCGGCCATCGGAACAGGATCTCAGGGAAATTGCCTTGCCCTGGTCACCCCATCGCGGATCAATCGCAATTTTTATCTGGCATCATTACAACACGATGGTGATGTGA
- a CDS encoding ABC transporter permease/substrate-binding protein: MTEAWQQAFARVPELLAAHVQLSFSALLLAMALCLPLAIWAARAPKVATIILGFASLIQTIPALALLALFYPVLLGLSVLLGGGISALGFLPALLALTLYALLPILRNAVTGLTGVDPAAKQAADGLGMTAAQKLRLVEAPLAAPTIMAGIRTAAVWTIGAATLSTTVGQASLGDLIFAGLQTQNWTLVLTGCFASAGLAIIVDLLLGLIERAIRERRKILAWGATAVIGIGLAIAVLPTLGGRDDVVVIGAKGFSEQFILARLIGSRLEEAGYEVRYQDGLGSAVVFQAVAANDIDIYVDYSGTIWTNQMKRTDTVPADEMVEEIAKWSASEYDVTMLGALGFENTYAFAVRPEDADSKKLKTLDDLARVSSDFAFGTDLEFLERPEWAMVKAEYPIQFKEARSFNPTFMYPALSSGEVDVISAFSSDGRIAANGFVVLEDGKGAVPAYEAMLLVAPRRGDEAKFIDAIKPLVGTITVENMREANYKVDREADKKSPKQAARWLDEQIKNGKDQ, encoded by the coding sequence ATGACCGAGGCGTGGCAACAGGCGTTCGCGCGCGTACCGGAATTGCTCGCGGCCCATGTGCAGCTGAGTTTTTCGGCCCTGTTGCTCGCCATGGCTTTGTGTTTGCCGCTTGCCATCTGGGCTGCGCGAGCACCCAAGGTGGCAACGATCATTCTCGGCTTTGCAAGTCTGATCCAGACGATTCCCGCGCTGGCCTTGCTGGCGCTCTTCTATCCCGTTCTTCTGGGCTTATCAGTTTTGCTGGGCGGCGGAATATCCGCGCTGGGTTTCCTGCCAGCGTTGCTGGCGCTGACCTTATATGCCTTGCTCCCGATCCTGCGCAATGCGGTCACTGGGCTGACCGGTGTCGATCCAGCGGCGAAACAGGCAGCCGACGGTCTGGGTATGACGGCGGCGCAAAAGCTGCGGCTGGTCGAAGCGCCGCTGGCTGCGCCCACGATCATGGCCGGGATCCGGACGGCCGCCGTCTGGACCATCGGCGCGGCGACGCTCTCGACAACCGTGGGCCAGGCCAGTCTTGGTGATTTGATCTTTGCCGGCCTGCAAACCCAAAACTGGACATTGGTGCTCACCGGCTGTTTTGCCTCTGCGGGGTTAGCGATTATCGTCGACCTGCTGCTGGGCTTGATTGAACGCGCCATCCGCGAGCGGCGCAAGATTCTGGCCTGGGGCGCGACGGCAGTGATCGGTATCGGTCTGGCCATTGCGGTGTTGCCGACGCTGGGTGGACGCGATGATGTCGTCGTGATCGGCGCGAAGGGCTTTTCCGAACAATTTATATTGGCGCGCCTGATCGGTTCGCGGCTGGAGGAAGCCGGTTATGAGGTTCGCTATCAGGACGGGCTTGGCTCGGCAGTGGTGTTCCAGGCCGTCGCTGCCAATGATATTGATATCTACGTCGATTATTCCGGCACCATCTGGACCAATCAGATGAAACGCACCGATACGGTACCCGCCGATGAAATGGTGGAGGAAATCGCGAAATGGAGCGCGTCCGAATATGACGTGACGATGCTCGGCGCCTTGGGGTTTGAAAATACCTATGCCTTTGCTGTGCGTCCTGAAGACGCGGACAGCAAAAAGCTTAAGACGCTGGATGACCTCGCCCGCGTGTCGTCTGATTTTGCGTTCGGCACGGATCTCGAATTTCTCGAACGGCCGGAATGGGCGATGGTCAAGGCCGAGTATCCCATTCAGTTCAAAGAAGCGCGATCGTTTAATCCGACCTTCATGTATCCCGCGCTATCGAGTGGGGAAGTCGATGTGATTTCAGCCTTTTCTTCCGATGGCCGGATTGCCGCCAACGGTTTTGTTGTGCTGGAAGACGGAAAAGGCGCGGTGCCTGCCTATGAAGCGATGCTGTTGGTCGCCCCGCGGCGCGGTGATGAGGCAAAATTTATCGATGCGATCAAACCGCTGGTGGGTACGATCACGGTGGAAAACATGCGAGAGGCCAATTATAAGGTCGATCGCGAAGCGGACAAGAAATCGCCCAAACAGGCAGCCCGCTGGCTGGATGAGCAGATCAAGAACGGGAAAGACCAGTAA
- a CDS encoding ATP-binding cassette domain-containing protein: MHSTPSASGPAISLENLSRHYGAIKAVDNVSLEIAAGSFVALVGLSGSGKSTLLKMINRLVDPTAGEVSIAGENIEATDSHILRRRIGYVFQNIGLFPHMTISRNIAIGLELAGEKDGRQERVAELLELVELPQDMASRMPPQLSGGQQQRVGVARALATRPGLMLMDEPFGALDPVTRDSLAGQYKALHEKLGLTTIIVTHDMAEALYLADRILVMEDGQIKADATPAELLSGKVGGEAEALVAIPRAQAAHLIALSKKA, translated from the coding sequence ATGCATTCTACCCCCTCTGCCTCCGGTCCGGCCATCAGCCTTGAAAATCTCAGCCGCCACTATGGCGCGATCAAAGCGGTGGATAATGTCTCGCTGGAAATTGCTGCGGGCAGCTTTGTTGCCCTTGTCGGCCTGTCCGGGTCGGGCAAATCCACTTTGCTCAAAATGATCAACCGGCTCGTCGACCCAACGGCGGGAGAGGTGTCGATTGCAGGCGAAAATATCGAGGCGACAGACTCCCATATTTTGCGGCGGCGGATCGGCTATGTGTTTCAGAATATCGGTCTGTTCCCGCATATGACCATATCGCGCAATATCGCCATCGGCCTGGAGCTGGCGGGTGAGAAGGACGGGCGACAAGAGCGGGTGGCGGAATTGCTCGAACTGGTCGAATTGCCGCAAGACATGGCCAGCCGGATGCCGCCGCAATTAAGCGGCGGTCAACAGCAGCGGGTCGGGGTCGCGCGCGCCCTTGCAACCCGGCCGGGGTTGATGCTGATGGACGAACCTTTCGGCGCGCTCGACCCGGTGACGCGCGATAGTCTGGCGGGGCAATATAAGGCGCTGCATGAAAAGCTGGGGCTGACGACGATCATCGTCACCCACGATATGGCAGAAGCGCTCTATCTCGCTGATCGGATATTGGTCATGGAAGATGGTCAGATAAAAGCCGATGCAACGCCAGCGGAGCTTTTGTCCGGCAAGGTGGGCGGCGAAGCCGAAGCCCTGGTCGCCATTCCTCGAGCGCAGGCGGCGCACCTTATCGCGCTGAGCAAAAAGGCATGA
- a CDS encoding SDR family oxidoreductase: MAYQSGQKSIFITGGASGLGREVARYFAGKGWFIGIADINDAGMAETAKLLPEGQSSIHRLDVTDRANWKSAVSEFGDITGGTMNVLFNNAGIGEGGPIQEMTDEDIDLMIAINFTGCISGTRACFEMLKNTPDSCVLYTASAAGIYGVADLSVYSATKFAVRGLAESHDLEFNKYGIKSRSLMPGFVDTNIISDVVEGTNQTGKERLEESGVLVSPVSIIGPAAWEAVHGKKIHTPVNKMAKQLAFAARWMPGRLRKQSVELADLGNVLAGAEPKN, translated from the coding sequence ATGGCATATCAAAGCGGACAGAAATCCATATTCATTACCGGCGGTGCTTCGGGATTGGGGCGCGAGGTTGCACGTTACTTTGCTGGCAAGGGTTGGTTTATCGGTATTGCCGATATCAACGATGCGGGAATGGCCGAAACAGCAAAACTGCTTCCCGAAGGCCAAAGTTCGATCCACAGGCTGGACGTGACCGACCGCGCCAACTGGAAGTCCGCCGTCTCGGAATTTGGCGATATTACCGGCGGCACCATGAATGTATTGTTCAACAATGCCGGCATTGGTGAAGGCGGCCCGATTCAGGAGATGACCGACGAAGATATCGACCTGATGATCGCGATCAATTTCACTGGTTGTATCAGCGGTACGCGGGCTTGTTTCGAAATGTTGAAAAACACGCCGGATAGCTGCGTGCTCTACACCGCGTCGGCGGCCGGTATATACGGCGTGGCTGATCTGAGCGTCTATAGCGCCACCAAATTTGCGGTGCGCGGACTGGCAGAATCACATGATCTGGAATTCAATAAATATGGCATCAAGTCCCGCTCGCTGATGCCCGGCTTTGTGGATACCAACATCATCTCGGACGTGGTGGAGGGAACCAATCAAACCGGCAAAGAGCGGCTCGAAGAAAGCGGTGTACTGGTGAGCCCGGTATCGATTATCGGTCCAGCAGCCTGGGAAGCTGTGCACGGTAAAAAGATCCATACCCCTGTGAACAAAATGGCCAAGCAACTGGCTTTCGCGGCGCGCTGGATGCCCGGCCGGTTACGCAAACAATCGGTCGAATTGGCCGATCTCGGCAACGTCCTCGCCGGAGCTGAGCCCAAAAATTAG
- the ccmA gene encoding heme ABC exporter ATP-binding protein CcmA, whose product MRDQGSENLRAEALSCVRGDKLLFRDLSFALEPGQSGLVIGPNGVGKSSLLRLIAGLLHPFSGVIDAPTSIALCDDRMALDENLPLATALRFWAKLDGRTDNQCTNAIAAAGMDHLAEVPIRYFSTGQRQRARLARTFLSDAKLWLLDEPANGLDTASADLLGRTLQTHLDRGGMILAASHITLPIAFDLTLELAALEQMETLL is encoded by the coding sequence ATGCGGGATCAGGGGAGCGAAAACCTGCGCGCCGAAGCGCTGTCCTGCGTACGCGGAGACAAATTGCTGTTCCGTGATCTGAGTTTTGCGCTGGAACCCGGACAGTCGGGCCTGGTCATTGGTCCCAATGGGGTTGGCAAATCTAGCCTGCTGAGACTCATCGCCGGATTGCTGCACCCGTTTTCGGGGGTGATCGATGCTCCAACATCCATAGCCTTATGTGATGACCGGATGGCGCTCGACGAAAACCTGCCGCTTGCAACCGCTCTCCGGTTTTGGGCCAAGCTGGATGGCAGGACAGATAATCAATGCACCAACGCGATTGCTGCCGCCGGCATGGACCATTTGGCGGAAGTCCCCATCCGCTATTTCTCGACCGGCCAGCGCCAGCGCGCCCGGCTTGCGCGTACTTTTTTGTCGGATGCCAAATTGTGGTTGCTGGATGAGCCCGCCAATGGTCTCGATACCGCATCCGCCGATTTATTGGGCCGGACTCTGCAAACCCATCTGGATCGCGGCGGAATGATTTTGGCGGCGAGCCATATCACGCTGCCCATTGCCTTTGACCTCACACTGGAATTGGCAGCGCTGGAGCAGATGGAGACGCTATTATGA
- a CDS encoding heme exporter protein CcmB → MGALGTLIWRDVRQSYASGGTWLPVIFYLSAATLFPFAVGPDRDLLLQTGGGILWIAALLATLLPLDRLVQPDLDNGLYDQLLVRGITDELIAFARLISHWLAFGPPLLFAALLASGLMGLEGPPLITLLASLAIATPALAGLAVMIAALTAGLKGAGALGGLLLVPLAIPLLIFGAGSLADQSGSALLFLSAVSLLLVAITPFAAGAALRAVRE, encoded by the coding sequence ATTGGTGCGCTCGGCACCCTCATCTGGCGCGATGTCCGGCAAAGCTATGCCAGCGGCGGGACATGGCTGCCGGTGATCTTCTATCTTTCGGCGGCGACTTTGTTCCCGTTCGCGGTCGGGCCAGATCGCGATTTGCTGCTGCAGACCGGCGGCGGGATATTGTGGATCGCAGCGTTGTTAGCGACCCTGCTTCCGCTTGATCGTCTGGTGCAACCCGATCTCGACAACGGCCTCTACGATCAATTGCTGGTGCGCGGTATCACCGATGAGCTGATCGCTTTTGCCCGGCTGATCTCGCACTGGCTAGCCTTTGGGCCACCCCTATTGTTCGCGGCCTTGCTCGCCAGCGGATTAATGGGTCTGGAAGGGCCGCCGCTGATCACTTTACTCGCCAGCCTTGCCATCGCGACACCAGCGCTTGCCGGACTAGCGGTAATGATCGCAGCCTTGACCGCTGGCCTGAAAGGCGCAGGGGCCTTGGGCGGATTGCTGTTGGTGCCGCTTGCCATTCCCTTGCTGATATTCGGAGCGGGCAGCTTGGCCGATCAAAGTGGCAGCGCACTATTGTTCCTCAGCGCTGTGTCGCTGCTGCTCGTCGCAATTACACCTTTTGCAGCCGGGGCTGCTCTGCGAGCGGTACGGGAATAA